The DNA region GCCTAAGAAGTGCAACAAGAAGGAGGATGGGATACAATTCCAAATAGGGGCAGGAAATAGCGTGTTTTGAAATCTCGGAGATTAAATCAATATCCAGAGAAGAGGTGGCTGAATGAGATTTTCATTTGAGGTTGGACATGCAGAAAAGCATATTGTGGAGTTCGAATTTAATCAATTCTTAGGAAACTTGAGTATTAAAGTGGACGGAAACGATAGAATCAATGATTTTAGAACGTTCTCATTTAAATTGACTAAAACTTATGAATTCGAAGTTGGAAATGAAGAAAAACACCAAGTTAAGATTGAAAAAATCAGAAAGCTGGTACTGGCTGGATTTAGAAAGACAAAATATAAAGTTTATATTGATGGAATACTAGACAGAGAATTTGAGGGGAGATAGAGGATATTCACGCAGCAGTCTTACCCCCCTTGATCGTCCGATGAATTATGGAAGATAACTTTAACGACACACGAGTTGGCCTAAGCAAAGAGCTCGTGCCATGAAATACAGTAAGGTTGGGCGGAATCCCCTAAGTATTCTTAAAATCATTCGAGGAGGTATGCATGTTGATAGAATGGCAAGCTGTATTTATCGATCGGGATGGAACCATTGGTGGTACAGGACATTTCATACATCCAAGAGATTTTACATTATTTGAAGGGGCTCAAGAAGCGATCAATAAGCTCAAAGATGCAGGTCTTAAGGTATTTGCATTTACCAATCAACATAGGATATCACGTGGACAAGCGACAGTCGATGAATTCCGAAAACAGTTTTATTCATTTGGATTCGATGACTCCTTTATATGTCCTCATGGTCCTGATGATGGTTGTAATTGCAGGAAGCCAAGCTCTGGAATGCTCCTCGCAGCTGCAAAGAGATATAAATTGGACTTAACAAGATGTATAGTGATAGGCGACGTCGGTGATACCGATATGCTGGCAGCACATGCTGTCGGAGCAAGCAAGATACTGGTAAGAACCGGGTGGGGCGAAGGATCCTTAAACGCGTATAGACACAAATGGAAAGAAACTGAGCCCAATTATATTGCACGGGATCTTAAAGAAGCAGTGATATGGATTCTCGGAAGCAACTCATAGAAGGGGGAGCATCTTCTAACAACAAACTCACGCATTGGGTCAGCCGCGCAGTGAAATTACCGGCAAAAAACTCGAAAGAAGTGTGTCTATGAAGATTAAATGGCTAGACATAACGAAATTTTTGTTGCTGCTTCTACCTACAATAGTAATGCTAGTATTACTTATAGATCTGTTTCCCTATACTGGACTAGGAAGAATTGCTTCTGTTCCATCTACAATAATAATTAACTCACTAATTATCTGGCTCTACTTGGCAATAAAAAAGAAAAATTTTTGGATTAAATATGTTGGGGGGTTGCTTACGCTAATAATTACTCTAACAATAACAGTAATTGGACACCCACAAGAATTCAAACCTTCTGTTCTCGTACAGAGTCAAGATGCAATTCGTGCTATTAAAGAAATGGATAATGTCACCAGAAATGACCTGTACGTTAGTGGGAGTCATAATAGCGCAAGATATGTAGTAGCATTATTCAAATATAGAGATGAAATACTTAAAGATGGCACATATCAGCTTTATGAGAAAGAAAATGTTTATTTTCGTAATTACACAATAAAAGACTTAAGCGAAATTAGCTCTAAATTAATTGGATACCATAAGGTCATGTGGTGGTACTTAAATAATGAGAGATTATTTAATGGAGTCTGGTAGCGACGCATAACAACGATACAAAGCTACTATTGGCTGCCGCACCCCTTGGTCACCGGAGGGATTAGTTGGTCCAAGCGGACAACAATGCACCGATTAAATCGAAATCGCGGCAGTTCCCCTTCGGTCACTTAAGTCAGTCATGGATCGTGACGTTATACGAAAAGGTGTAATTGTAGGAGAGAGTACTAATTATGAGGAGATTCTACGTATTACTTATTATGCTTAGTTTGTTTTTATCGGCTTGTCAATCATCAGAACAATTAAAGCCGATCATAGTATGAATTATTTAGAGTTAAAGAGGTGAAAAGTTAATCATTGAAGACTATCACATGTCGATAAGGCAAAAGAATGTCATGGAGCACAAGCAACAAATCGCCGAGGGATCGTACGCAGATGGAATCACATAATACCACATTCACAGGATCAGGTCTTTGCCCTTGGTCCGGCAGGAAGTTAAACGGAAGAATTGGTATTAAAGAATTGAAATACATATGGAAAGCGACAAGACCTTAATGTAAGGAGCTCGAAGAAGGCATCCGTATCCTGTAACAAGATATTCACGCTGCGCGGCTTCTGCCCCTTGGTTGTCAGGAGTATAAGCGTGGACGATAACTCAGACAACACACGACCCGGCCCAAGATAGGAGCTATGTAAGGCCAGGTCGCGTCGTGAATACGAGAATGTTATAGGGTATTGTTGGATGTTTTTCCACTAATTTTATATATATTAAAAAAAAGAGAGACCGCCGTTGAACTGACCGAAAGTTATGAATCCATCGAGACGATCCGAAATGAGTAATTCGTAAAGCGTATGTTCATCCTTCAAGCCAATCCAACGATGTTTGACATCGAAGAATTCTTTCCGTTCTCCATTATCAAATTCTAGGGTGATGTTATTTCACGGTTACTCCAGAATCCTCATAATGCAATCCCAACTGATAAGCTCGTTCGAGCAAACTCTCCATATGCTCCGATCTACCCTCTAACGTATCATAGAAGAATTCCACGCGGGAATTCTTGATTCCGGAGTAGCCGGCCATTCCAGTATTGAGGGAAAGGGACAGCATCTGATCATAACCTCGCTTGGCAAAATGCTCTTCCGATGCTCCGGCCAGCGCGAGCCATAACACCTGTTGATGATGAAGTTTTGAGCCGCCGCCGTAAGCGAAGCCATGGTTCCAGACACGATCAATATACCCTTTCAACATGGCAGGAATTCCATACCACCACACTGGGAAGATATAAGCAAGCGCGTCGTGCTTCTTCATTCGTAAGATTTCAGCCTCTACCTCAGAAGAATAGTTCTTGGTAGGATCTGACCAATCGGGTTCGTCTGCCTCCCACAGGACCGGATCGAAGCCGATGCGATGGAGGTCCAGAATTTCCGCTTCGTGCCCGGCGTCCTTAAGCCCTTGTACAAACTTATCGGTAACTGCAAATGTTAAGGAATTTTCACGTGGATGTGTTACAACCGTTAATACCTTCATGAGGGCTCACCTTCTCTTTCTTCTCTTAGAATTTGAATGCCGAATTGTTCAATACGTGCCATAGCAGTTTCAAGAGGAACCAGCGTTTCCGGCAGATAGAAGCCTCCGGGAGCAGGAGGCGAGCCGTCCCACCCCAGAATGCGCTCAATGGACAGGAGAATACCAAGGGCCGTAAAATGTGACTGACCCTTCGGATCGGACAACGTGATTCTCCGTTTCACGAAACGGCCGTCAAGAAGAACACCTTCAAGATCAATGTAGAGGTCTTGGGAGGCCGTGCCACCAGACCGTGTCCCAATAGAGTCATGAATGGCGAAGTCGAATCGAATATTAGGTGCTCCCGTAACAGCTGCGAGGCTTGGAACATCCAATACACTCATGGGGTGGCCTTCTACCAGGGAACCGTTTGAAAGACGTACGCTTCTCGGATACTTCGTAGCCTCAACCCATTTCCATATTCCGTTCTCCCGGATGAGGGCACGGTTGATAAACCCCTCAGTTTCCTCCAGCGTCATAGGCCCCATCGGATCGCGTTCATCATAGTGCCCCGCCAAACCGATCGAGTGGATGCTTCGGAAAGACTTTGCCTCGTGATAAACGACCAAGGTTAGAATCCCCGCTTGAGAATGGCCCAGAGGGACAATCGGTGCCAGAGGGGGATGGCTTTGCATGGCGAATAACGTTGGTGTCAATTCGTCGGCAAGTTTGGTGATCCCGATATGCGCAATTCCTTTTGCAAGGGCCTCTTGAATGAGGAAGTCGGCCGGATCCTGGATGGTTGAAACGATAAGACTGGCTTGATTCAGCTCCGGAGGAGACTGTCCTTGGCGGATATCTAAAAAAGCGGCACGGGCGTTTCCTAGCTCTTGTGCGAATAAGCTCCCTTTATCGGGATTCCTTCCGGCAAGTATAATCTCGGCATCTTGATTGATCGTTCGGATATGCCTGGCAACGGCACGCCCGACTACGCCATAACCTCCGGCAATGTAAATACGCTGCATGTTATTGTACCTCCAATTTTTATTCTGAAGCTCTGGTATAAGGGGATTATGTAACATATAATGGCGGAAAGGAAGTACGCACTTAATTGTTCTATAAGTACCTAAAAGTAGCATTAGTACTCCAAAGTGCCTGGTCTCAGTAATATGCCACTTACGTTCAAAAAGGAGAGAAGTTCTTATGAGTGGGGAGCGACATTATAATATTCCGTCTGAGGCGACCATGGATGTAATCGGCGGAAAGTGGAAGATCATTGTGCTGTGCCATTTAAGTTATGGCCCCAAGCGAACGAGTGAAATTAAGAAGAAGATGCCGGATATTACGCAGAAAATGTTAACCCAGACGCTGCGGGAGCTGGAGGAGGATGGAATTATTACGCGAACGGTCTTTAATCAAGTACCGCCAAAGGTCGTGTACGAGCTGAGTGAAATGGGCGTTTCGCTACAACCGATCCTTGATCAAATCTGTGAATGGGGAGAGATGTACCTGAACGAAAAATCTAAGGTAATACGAGGACAGGCAAAAGAACAGCTACTGACCTGATAAGGGCCTGTAGCTTTTTTCAAATAATTTATGGATTGAAAGCGAATGAATGGTGAAATGAACAGGGATGATCAAAGAAAGACATATGACATCATCTAAGATTGTTTTCATACTGATGGACTTACGTCTCCCTAGAGCAATCCCAGGTATAATTATGGAAGATGGAGTCTTATATTTAACACAACAAACTACATAAATTAAACAGATGGTAAAAATGTTTATA from Paenibacillus ihbetae includes:
- a CDS encoding winged helix-turn-helix transcriptional regulator is translated as MSGERHYNIPSEATMDVIGGKWKIIVLCHLSYGPKRTSEIKKKMPDITQKMLTQTLRELEEDGIITRTVFNQVPPKVVYELSEMGVSLQPILDQICEWGEMYLNEKSKVIRGQAKEQLLT
- a CDS encoding HAD-IIIA family hydrolase; the encoded protein is MLIEWQAVFIDRDGTIGGTGHFIHPRDFTLFEGAQEAINKLKDAGLKVFAFTNQHRISRGQATVDEFRKQFYSFGFDDSFICPHGPDDGCNCRKPSSGMLLAAAKRYKLDLTRCIVIGDVGDTDMLAAHAVGASKILVRTGWGEGSLNAYRHKWKETEPNYIARDLKEAVIWILGSNS
- a CDS encoding NAD(P)H oxidoreductase; its protein translation is MKVLTVVTHPRENSLTFAVTDKFVQGLKDAGHEAEILDLHRIGFDPVLWEADEPDWSDPTKNYSSEVEAEILRMKKHDALAYIFPVWWYGIPAMLKGYIDRVWNHGFAYGGGSKLHHQQVLWLALAGASEEHFAKRGYDQMLSLSLNTGMAGYSGIKNSRVEFFYDTLEGRSEHMESLLERAYQLGLHYEDSGVTVK